The proteins below are encoded in one region of Metabacillus dongyingensis:
- a CDS encoding MFS transporter, with translation MEDWKKNIILFLSSQTISLFGSSLVQYAILWHITLTTESGVMMTLFIICGFIPTFILSPIAGVWADRYNRKMLIILSDGLIAIATLILAIVFLMGYDAIWLLFVMAAVRAIGTGIQTPAVGAILPQIVPKDKLTKVNGTNGSLQAIIMFVSPIVSAALLTMASIEMIFMIDVITAAIAILTLLVFFNIPVHEKASEKQTTSYFDDFKKGLTYINNHDFLKIFFLFFAFFFVLMAPAAFLTPLQVTRSFGDGVWRLTAIEIAFSIGMMAGGGIIASWGGFQNKVYTMTFASLLMGACTFALGIVPVFWIYLICMAVFGVAIPLFNTPTMVLLQERVEENYLGRIFGVFGMISTSMMPIGMLIFGPIADIIKIEWLLIGTGLLILILAIFLGRNKILIETGKPILKEDSN, from the coding sequence ATGGAAGATTGGAAAAAAAATATTATTCTCTTTTTAAGCAGTCAGACGATATCCCTTTTTGGTTCATCCTTGGTTCAATATGCGATTTTGTGGCATATCACACTTACTACTGAATCAGGTGTAATGATGACGCTGTTCATCATTTGCGGCTTCATACCTACCTTTATTTTATCCCCCATTGCGGGTGTATGGGCGGATCGCTACAATCGAAAAATGCTGATTATTCTATCAGATGGACTGATTGCAATCGCAACACTTATACTCGCAATTGTATTTTTAATGGGATATGATGCGATTTGGCTGCTCTTTGTTATGGCTGCAGTTCGTGCAATCGGAACAGGCATTCAAACCCCGGCGGTGGGAGCCATTTTACCTCAAATCGTTCCAAAGGATAAGCTGACGAAAGTGAACGGAACAAATGGAAGTCTTCAGGCAATTATTATGTTCGTGTCACCAATCGTTAGTGCAGCACTGTTGACAATGGCTTCCATCGAAATGATTTTTATGATCGATGTCATTACCGCAGCTATTGCGATTTTGACGTTACTTGTGTTTTTTAATATTCCGGTGCATGAGAAAGCAAGCGAAAAACAAACTACGAGCTACTTCGATGATTTTAAAAAAGGATTAACGTACATTAATAATCACGATTTTCTTAAGATATTTTTTCTGTTTTTCGCTTTTTTCTTTGTCTTGATGGCACCTGCTGCATTTTTAACCCCATTGCAAGTTACTCGCAGCTTTGGAGACGGTGTTTGGCGGTTAACAGCCATCGAAATCGCTTTTTCGATTGGTATGATGGCGGGTGGAGGAATTATTGCTTCTTGGGGAGGATTTCAAAACAAAGTTTATACGATGACATTCGCAAGTCTTTTAATGGGAGCTTGTACGTTTGCGCTCGGGATTGTTCCTGTCTTTTGGATTTATTTAATTTGTATGGCTGTATTTGGAGTTGCTATTCCACTTTTTAATACGCCAACTATGGTTTTATTACAAGAGAGAGTAGAAGAAAATTATCTGGGGAGAATTTTTGGTGTATTTGGGATGATATCGACGTCGATGATGCCGATAGGGATGCTCATTTTCGGTCCAATCGCAGATATAATAAAAATTGAATGGCTGCTTATTGGAACTGGGCTGCTCATTTTAATACTTGCAATCTTTTTAGGCAGAAACAAAATATTAATTGAAACCGGAAAGCCAATCTTGAAAGAAGATTCCAATTAG
- a CDS encoding malate:quinone oxidoreductase, with amino-acid sequence MSSIQKKTDVILIGGGVMSATLGSLLKALAPEWEIKVFEKLANAGEESSNEWNNAGTGHSALCELNYTSEKSDGSIDISKAIKINEQFQVSMQFWSYLVNCKLINNPQDFIMPIPHMSMVQGEKNVAFLKKRFEALINNPLFKGMEFSDNPEKLMEWIPLIMQDRPSNEPIAATKIDSGTDVNFGALTRMLFDHLKNQNVDIKYKHCVDNIARTSDGSWELKVRNADSGSIERHTANFVFIGGGGGSLHLLQKSGIPEGKHIGGFPVSGIFMVCKNPEIIAQHHGKVYGKAKVGAPPMSVPHLDTRFIDNKKALLFGPFAGFSPKFLKTGSMFDLVTSVKPNNVLTMLAAGAKEMSLTKYLIQQVMLSKEKRMEELREFIPNAKSEDWDLVVAGQRVQVIKDTAEGGKGTLQFGTEVITAADGSIAALLGASPGASTAVHVMLEVINKCFPQHMKEWEPKIKEMIPSYGVSLMENPELLHEIHTSTAETLGLSAKELVYS; translated from the coding sequence ATGAGCAGCATACAGAAAAAAACAGACGTTATCTTAATTGGTGGCGGTGTTATGAGCGCGACTTTGGGATCATTATTGAAAGCGCTAGCACCGGAATGGGAAATCAAAGTGTTTGAGAAGCTCGCAAACGCAGGAGAAGAAAGCTCTAACGAATGGAATAATGCGGGTACGGGACATTCTGCACTGTGTGAGCTTAACTATACATCCGAAAAATCTGACGGATCTATAGATATTAGCAAGGCTATTAAAATTAATGAACAGTTTCAAGTTTCAATGCAGTTTTGGTCTTATCTCGTTAACTGTAAGCTGATTAATAATCCGCAAGACTTTATTATGCCAATACCTCATATGAGTATGGTACAAGGGGAAAAAAATGTTGCGTTTTTAAAGAAACGTTTTGAAGCGCTGATAAACAATCCTCTGTTTAAAGGTATGGAATTTTCGGATAACCCAGAAAAACTGATGGAATGGATCCCGCTAATTATGCAAGACCGTCCATCGAACGAACCTATTGCAGCAACAAAAATCGACTCTGGTACAGACGTTAACTTTGGTGCTTTAACACGCATGTTGTTTGATCACTTAAAGAATCAAAACGTCGATATTAAATACAAACATTGTGTTGATAATATTGCACGTACTAGCGATGGCTCATGGGAATTAAAAGTGCGTAATGCCGATAGCGGCAGCATAGAACGCCATACTGCTAATTTCGTCTTTATCGGAGGCGGGGGAGGAAGCCTGCATTTACTGCAAAAATCTGGTATTCCTGAAGGGAAACATATTGGCGGATTCCCAGTAAGCGGAATATTTATGGTATGTAAGAATCCGGAAATTATAGCGCAGCATCATGGAAAAGTATACGGAAAAGCTAAGGTTGGAGCTCCTCCAATGTCTGTTCCGCATCTTGACACAAGATTTATCGATAATAAAAAAGCGCTGCTATTTGGGCCATTTGCCGGCTTCTCACCAAAGTTCTTAAAGACAGGTTCAATGTTTGATTTAGTAACTTCCGTAAAACCGAATAATGTCTTAACAATGCTTGCGGCAGGCGCAAAAGAGATGTCATTGACAAAATACCTGATCCAGCAAGTTATGTTATCGAAAGAAAAGCGCATGGAAGAGTTAAGAGAGTTTATCCCTAACGCTAAGAGCGAGGATTGGGATTTAGTAGTAGCTGGCCAACGTGTACAAGTTATCAAAGATACTGCTGAAGGCGGCAAAGGAACGCTTCAATTTGGTACCGAAGTTATTACTGCAGCTGATGGCTCGATTGCAGCATTACTGGGTGCTTCTCCAGGTGCTTCTACTGCTGTTCATGTTATGCTTGAGGTAATTAATAAATGCTTCCCTCAGCATATGAAAGAGTGGGAACCAAAAATCAAAGAAATGATTCCTTCTTATGGCGTGTCACTAATGGAAAATCCAGAGCTTCTGCACGAAATTCATACTTCAACAGCAGAGACGCTTGGTCTAAGCGCAAAAGAACTAGTCTATAGTTAA
- a CDS encoding TrmO family methyltransferase domain-containing protein, translating to MSIFTINSIGSVSNERKTPEDDLWGEVVSVINLEKEWDISCLDGIESFSHLEIIYLFHLVSDENIQYTSRHPRNNKEFPKVGIFAQRGKNRPNKIGATT from the coding sequence ATGAGTATATTTACTATAAATTCTATTGGATCAGTTTCCAACGAACGTAAAACACCAGAAGATGATTTATGGGGGGAAGTTGTTTCGGTAATAAATTTAGAAAAAGAATGGGATATAAGTTGTCTAGATGGTATAGAATCGTTTAGTCATTTAGAAATAATATACCTCTTTCACCTGGTTTCAGATGAAAATATACAATATACCTCAAGACACCCAAGAAATAATAAAGAGTTTCCTAAAGTGGGGATTTTTGCACAACGAGGAAAGAATCGTCCAAATAAAATAGGTGCTACAACCTAA
- a CDS encoding MarR family winged helix-turn-helix transcriptional regulator, whose product MSGENIKELVDRYIAVSFSVTSIAENLVKEQIGSDLTNDQHYMLRYINHAQSCTSSELAEVFNVKKSAITAIITRMFEKGLIERTRDENDRRVVYLTLTDKGNELYEKAEDRIHKLVESFINKFDPMEIKQFIETYEKLNKVLIESKEQ is encoded by the coding sequence ATGTCAGGAGAAAATATTAAAGAACTGGTAGACCGGTACATAGCGGTATCTTTTTCTGTTACAAGCATTGCCGAGAATCTGGTCAAAGAGCAGATTGGGAGTGATCTGACGAATGACCAGCACTATATGCTCAGGTATATCAATCATGCACAATCATGTACATCTTCTGAATTGGCAGAAGTGTTTAATGTGAAAAAAAGCGCGATAACCGCGATTATCACAAGAATGTTTGAAAAAGGACTGATTGAGCGGACGCGTGATGAAAATGACCGACGCGTTGTCTATTTGACGCTCACCGATAAAGGAAATGAACTGTATGAAAAAGCAGAAGACCGCATTCATAAACTTGTGGAATCCTTCATTAATAAGTTCGATCCGATGGAAATTAAACAATTTATAGAAACGTATGAAAAACTCAATAAAGTTTTAATAGAAAGCAAAGAACAATAA
- a CDS encoding DUF2935 domain-containing protein, with amino-acid sequence MANAIVARSLDEIKFWSRIMKEHALFLSLGFTHEQKQLITEAQQFITVFERIEEKLSKFTVNSDLRQIQAFNSEVFQAAASIWQYKRKVLGLTLRCEIRSNNFPLLVDHISREAAYFANRLKELNEGKLVPKPEAIIEENVFFLRIMADHAKFIGHLLDPSERKLVEQAREFSHDFDQLVFQAVDLESMRPQSETGPILSQFLNQNKVSVASLRDFKKTARELIEACRIKSIIHPLLADHTFREAERFLEIIDLFEASLE; translated from the coding sequence CTGGCAAACGCAATTGTTGCAAGGTCGCTTGACGAAATAAAATTTTGGTCAAGGATTATGAAAGAGCACGCCTTATTTTTAAGTTTAGGGTTTACCCATGAACAGAAACAATTGATTACTGAAGCACAGCAGTTTATCACTGTTTTTGAAAGAATAGAGGAAAAGTTGAGCAAGTTCACGGTAAACTCAGATTTACGTCAAATACAGGCTTTTAATAGCGAGGTTTTTCAAGCAGCTGCTTCAATATGGCAATACAAGAGAAAAGTGTTAGGTTTAACATTGCGCTGCGAAATTCGTTCTAATAATTTCCCGTTATTGGTTGATCACATTAGCAGAGAAGCAGCTTACTTTGCTAATCGACTAAAAGAACTCAATGAAGGTAAACTAGTCCCTAAACCAGAAGCTATTATAGAAGAAAATGTTTTCTTTCTCAGAATCATGGCAGATCATGCTAAGTTTATCGGACATCTTTTAGATCCTTCGGAACGAAAATTAGTAGAGCAGGCAAGGGAGTTTAGTCATGATTTTGATCAATTGGTTTTTCAGGCAGTTGACTTGGAATCTATGCGGCCACAATCAGAAACTGGACCTATACTAAGCCAATTCTTAAATCAAAATAAAGTTTCAGTAGCTTCGTTAAGGGATTTTAAGAAAACAGCAAGAGAGTTAATAGAAGCATGCCGTATTAAGAGCATTATACATCCCCTTTTAGCTGATCATACTTTTAGAGAAGCTGAGAGGTTTCTTGAGATCATCGATTTATTTGAAGCGAGTCTAGAATAG
- a CDS encoding MMPL family transporter produces MKTIIKSKWLVLIAWLAVVAGLLFAAPNMADLVREKGQIDVPEGYSSSYASEILGEVQKDEGGGDESSVALVFYSEKKLTKTEIAEAEKAIRLLEKNEDKLGITEILTHFNEDSLKEQLVSKDGKAILASINVAWNEREPAEVREALYSAIHEVKVDHDYTGNWMINVDLMKSSEEGLKKTEGITVVFILGVLLLVFRSIVAPLIPLLAVGFSYLASQSIVSFLVDSFHFPISNYTQIFLVAVLFGIGTDYCILILSRFKEELSAHETVPEAIVATYRNAGRTVFFSGVAVMIGFAAIGFSQFKLYQSASAVAVGVAILLVALFTIVPFFMAVLGGKIFWPSKSKAEHGESKLWGVLGRFSLARPFLSLLIVAAICVPFLAVYDGELSFDSLEEVSGDVASIKAFNAIADSFGPGESMPTQIVMKNDEKMDSAEYAALAEKISQELEKVDLVDNVRSVTRPAGEQVEDFFVAKQAESLGKGIGDGKEGLDEISKGLNEAGSELSKSEPELNDAANGINDLISGTSELQSGLTEVQANLAKVEDGIRQGSAGSSEIKKGLEQAKAGSEELLAGYKELLKGYEDIQGKLENLSAQYTQIQNGLSTLDGAMAQISQQDFAYLEMKYAGIENEAQYQKLKGTVGAVQQELPKLSAGLRQLNSGLAQLTAGMNQANAGFAEANAGQQGVAGGLGALITGVDQQLAGLNQLADGQGQIIDNMPKFTEGLVGINSGQKQLLDGFGDLGGQLGQLTDGLNQSADGLNQVSDGLGSAQDYLSGLSKSSNTKSFYLPQEVLESEEFEQALDAYMSEDRKTMTLDVVMEASPYSNEAIEQVPEIKEAVERAVNDTKLENAIVAVGGITSTNADLSTVSAQDYSRTVVLMLVGISIILIFMFRSIIMPIYIIGSLVLAYFTSMAINEVIFVDILQYAGISWAVPFFGFVILVALGVDYSIFLMDRFNEYRDLSVGEAMLMAMKKMGTVIISAAVILGGTFAAMMPSGMLSLLQIASIILIGLFLYALVILPLFIPVMVKSFGQANWWPFKRISD; encoded by the coding sequence ATGAAGACAATTATTAAAAGCAAATGGCTTGTTCTGATTGCCTGGCTTGCTGTTGTGGCAGGATTATTGTTTGCGGCCCCGAATATGGCGGATTTAGTGAGGGAAAAAGGACAGATTGATGTTCCTGAAGGGTATTCTTCCTCATATGCCTCTGAGATTTTAGGCGAAGTGCAGAAGGATGAAGGCGGCGGAGATGAAAGCAGCGTTGCACTTGTTTTTTACAGTGAGAAAAAACTGACGAAAACAGAAATAGCCGAAGCTGAAAAAGCAATCAGGCTGCTTGAGAAGAATGAAGATAAGCTTGGAATTACAGAAATTCTCACGCATTTTAATGAAGATAGTTTAAAAGAACAGCTTGTATCCAAGGATGGAAAAGCAATATTGGCCTCAATCAATGTAGCCTGGAATGAACGTGAGCCTGCTGAGGTCAGAGAAGCCTTATACAGTGCGATCCATGAAGTAAAAGTGGATCACGATTATACGGGGAACTGGATGATCAATGTAGATTTGATGAAAAGTTCAGAAGAGGGCCTGAAAAAGACAGAAGGCATTACAGTTGTCTTTATATTAGGCGTTCTGCTCTTGGTTTTCAGATCAATCGTGGCACCTCTTATTCCGCTGCTTGCAGTTGGATTTAGTTATTTAGCTTCACAATCAATTGTTTCGTTTTTAGTCGATTCATTTCATTTTCCAATTTCAAATTATACTCAAATCTTTTTAGTTGCCGTCTTGTTTGGGATCGGAACAGATTATTGTATTTTGATTTTAAGCAGGTTTAAAGAAGAATTATCTGCTCATGAAACCGTTCCTGAAGCCATTGTGGCAACTTACCGCAATGCCGGACGCACAGTGTTTTTCAGCGGTGTCGCCGTTATGATAGGCTTTGCAGCGATTGGTTTTTCACAGTTTAAACTCTATCAATCTGCTTCTGCGGTTGCGGTTGGAGTTGCTATTTTACTAGTAGCTTTGTTTACAATTGTTCCTTTTTTCATGGCGGTTTTAGGCGGGAAGATTTTCTGGCCGTCAAAAAGTAAAGCAGAGCACGGAGAAAGCAAGCTGTGGGGAGTATTAGGAAGATTCTCTCTTGCACGTCCGTTCCTTTCGCTTCTGATCGTAGCTGCCATTTGCGTTCCATTTTTAGCAGTCTATGACGGAGAGCTATCCTTTGATTCACTTGAAGAGGTCAGCGGAGATGTGGCCTCGATTAAAGCATTCAATGCAATCGCAGACAGCTTCGGTCCAGGGGAATCCATGCCGACTCAGATTGTCATGAAAAATGATGAAAAAATGGATTCTGCAGAATATGCAGCACTTGCAGAGAAAATCAGCCAGGAGCTTGAAAAAGTGGACCTGGTCGATAACGTCCGCTCAGTTACACGTCCTGCAGGAGAACAGGTAGAAGACTTCTTTGTCGCCAAGCAGGCGGAGAGCCTCGGTAAAGGCATAGGCGATGGAAAAGAAGGACTGGATGAAATCAGCAAAGGGCTGAATGAAGCAGGCAGCGAGCTTTCAAAGTCTGAGCCTGAGCTGAATGATGCAGCAAATGGCATAAACGACTTGATTTCGGGTACTTCGGAGCTTCAATCAGGACTGACGGAAGTTCAAGCGAATTTAGCGAAGGTAGAGGATGGGATTCGTCAGGGTTCAGCAGGCTCCAGTGAAATTAAAAAGGGGCTGGAACAGGCTAAAGCAGGCAGTGAGGAATTGCTTGCGGGATATAAAGAGCTTCTTAAGGGATACGAAGATATTCAAGGGAAATTGGAAAACTTGAGTGCTCAATATACACAGATTCAAAACGGCTTGTCGACTTTGGATGGGGCTATGGCTCAAATTTCACAGCAGGATTTTGCTTATCTTGAAATGAAATATGCAGGAATAGAAAATGAAGCCCAGTATCAAAAATTAAAAGGAACAGTTGGCGCTGTCCAGCAGGAGCTGCCTAAGCTTTCTGCAGGACTAAGACAGCTGAACTCCGGTTTAGCTCAATTGACTGCAGGAATGAATCAGGCAAACGCAGGCTTCGCTGAAGCTAATGCAGGACAGCAAGGAGTAGCTGGGGGTCTTGGTGCTCTTATTACAGGCGTTGATCAGCAGCTCGCAGGACTTAACCAGCTTGCTGACGGTCAGGGGCAAATCATTGATAATATGCCGAAGTTCACAGAGGGACTTGTCGGAATTAACTCCGGCCAAAAACAGCTGCTTGACGGGTTTGGAGATCTTGGGGGGCAATTAGGTCAGCTCACAGATGGACTGAATCAAAGTGCAGACGGACTGAATCAAGTTTCAGACGGACTTGGGTCAGCTCAGGATTACCTTTCAGGCTTATCAAAGTCGTCAAATACTAAAAGTTTTTATTTGCCTCAGGAAGTGTTAGAGAGTGAGGAATTTGAGCAGGCTCTTGATGCCTACATGTCAGAGGACCGCAAAACTATGACTCTAGATGTGGTAATGGAGGCAAGTCCGTATTCAAATGAGGCGATTGAACAAGTGCCCGAGATCAAAGAAGCAGTAGAAAGAGCTGTCAATGATACGAAACTTGAAAATGCAATCGTAGCAGTTGGCGGGATTACAAGTACAAATGCAGACTTAAGTACAGTTTCTGCACAGGATTATTCCCGGACAGTAGTCCTGATGCTTGTTGGCATCTCGATTATTCTCATTTTTATGTTCCGATCTATTATTATGCCAATCTATATTATTGGGTCCTTGGTTTTAGCTTATTTTACCTCTATGGCTATTAACGAAGTAATCTTTGTAGATATTCTGCAGTATGCCGGCATCAGCTGGGCGGTGCCATTCTTTGGATTCGTCATTCTTGTCGCCCTTGGCGTCGACTACAGCATCTTCTTGATGGACCGCTTCAACGAGTACCGCGATCTCTCAGTAGGTGAGGCGATGCTGATGGCGATGAAAAAGATGGGAACCGTCATTATTTCAGCTGCGGTTATTCTTGGCGGAACCTTTGCTGCTATGATGCCTTCTGGAATGCTGTCCTTGCTCCAGATTGCATCTATCATTCTAATAGGGTTGTTCTTATACGCGCTAGTTATCCTGCCGCTGTTTATCCCGGTGATGGTGAAAAGCTTTGGGCAGGCGAATTGGTGGCCGTTTAAACGGATTTCTGACTGA
- a CDS encoding alpha/beta fold hydrolase, translated as METRVKQIELNGLTFQYRESGDPSAPPLVALHALGKSAESWDQAAAVLGEKYRVLALDQRGHGRSARTSTYTFELMCDDLLHFANEMNLERFTLIGHSMGGTVSYLFSETFPSRVERLIVEDTPPPFLDKLIEVPSKPADPLPFDWLVVPSILRQLNEPNPEWWARLTDITMPTLIIGGGSSHIPQNKLQEVSELIPNCELVTIEDAGHFVHEANLPAFLAAVKGFLHS; from the coding sequence ATGGAAACACGGGTGAAACAAATTGAGCTGAATGGACTCACTTTTCAATATCGTGAGAGCGGGGACCCTTCTGCACCGCCGCTGGTTGCACTTCACGCGCTGGGAAAAAGTGCAGAATCATGGGATCAAGCGGCTGCAGTATTAGGAGAAAAATACCGTGTTCTAGCATTAGATCAACGGGGGCACGGCCGGAGTGCGAGAACAAGTACATACACTTTTGAACTGATGTGCGATGACTTGCTTCATTTTGCGAATGAAATGAATTTGGAACGGTTTACGCTAATTGGTCATTCCATGGGTGGGACAGTATCCTATCTTTTCTCTGAAACTTTTCCGTCAAGGGTAGAACGGCTGATTGTTGAAGACACTCCTCCTCCTTTTCTGGATAAGCTGATCGAAGTTCCTTCCAAACCAGCTGATCCCCTGCCGTTTGATTGGCTGGTTGTGCCTTCGATTCTGCGGCAGCTTAATGAACCAAATCCCGAATGGTGGGCGCGGCTTACCGACATTACCATGCCGACTCTTATTATAGGCGGTGGGTCCAGTCATATTCCTCAAAACAAATTGCAGGAAGTTTCTGAGCTGATTCCGAATTGCGAATTGGTGACGATAGAGGATGCTGGGCACTTTGTGCATGAAGCTAATTTACCAGCCTTCTTAGCTGCCGTAAAAGGTTTTCTTCATTCATGA
- a CDS encoding VOC family protein: MKLGAFSVSLSVKDINKSKLFYEDLGFQVFGGDITQNWLIMKNESCIIGLFQGMFEKNILTYNPGWNENAENLKSFTDIRDIQKQLKAKGIKILSEADETTEGPASFTIEDPDGNPILVDQHR; this comes from the coding sequence ATGAAACTAGGTGCATTCTCTGTAAGTTTAAGTGTAAAAGATATTAACAAATCAAAATTATTTTACGAAGATCTAGGATTTCAAGTCTTTGGAGGGGATATTACTCAAAATTGGCTTATTATGAAGAATGAAAGCTGCATAATTGGTCTCTTTCAAGGAATGTTCGAAAAGAATATTCTGACTTATAATCCTGGGTGGAATGAAAATGCCGAAAATCTTAAGTCGTTTACAGACATTCGAGACATCCAAAAGCAGCTTAAAGCAAAAGGAATTAAAATACTGTCTGAAGCAGATGAAACAACCGAAGGGCCTGCAAGTTTTACAATTGAAGATCCTGACGGTAATCCCATTCTTGTAGATCAGCACAGATAA